From a single Rickettsia endosymbiont of Cantharis rufa genomic region:
- a CDS encoding phenylalanine 4-monooxygenase, whose product MSSLLLNHPMVCHEQWENFTSIDHKIWSILFGRHTKLLKNRAANEIIEGIEKLQICNNQIPKFSELNRILMKETNFSIIPVKGFIPEDLFFRFLAERKFPSTCFIRKSHQLDYLEKPDIFHDVFGHVPLLVNPIFADFMQQFGLRGLEAIEANMLEYAAALYWFTVEFGLMQSNNGLRIYGAGIISSKGESIYSLDSEIPVRLEFNLEKAIKTHYDIDSFQKTYFVIKSFQELFDVLNHLNWEEVRSRLTN is encoded by the coding sequence ATGTCATCTTTATTATTAAACCATCCCATGGTATGTCATGAGCAATGGGAAAATTTTACTTCAATAGATCACAAGATTTGGAGCATATTATTTGGAAGGCATACTAAGCTATTAAAAAACAGAGCTGCAAATGAAATAATAGAGGGAATAGAAAAATTGCAAATTTGTAATAATCAAATACCTAAATTTTCAGAACTTAATAGGATATTAATGAAAGAAACTAATTTTTCTATAATACCGGTAAAAGGTTTTATTCCCGAAGATTTATTTTTTAGATTTTTAGCAGAGCGTAAATTTCCCTCTACTTGCTTTATTCGCAAATCGCATCAGCTTGATTATTTGGAAAAACCTGATATATTTCATGATGTTTTTGGTCATGTACCGCTACTTGTAAATCCTATATTTGCAGATTTTATGCAGCAATTTGGATTAAGAGGTTTAGAAGCGATTGAAGCAAATATGCTTGAATATGCGGCGGCATTATATTGGTTTACTGTTGAGTTTGGACTAATGCAATCAAATAATGGATTACGTATATATGGAGCCGGTATTATTTCATCAAAAGGCGAATCAATTTACTCTTTGGATTCGGAAATTCCTGTGCGCTTGGAATTTAATTTAGAAAAAGCAATAAAAACACATTATGATATAGATTCCTTTCAGAAAACATACTTTGTAATAAAAAGTTTTCAGGAATTATTTGATGTGCTAAATCATCTCAATTGGGAAGAAGTACGCAGCAGATTAACAAATTAA
- the bamA gene encoding outer membrane protein assembly factor BamA, protein MKIKSINKLTILLLTIFYYHISLADSVIRKITIEGNHRVERSTVESYLKLKVGETYNSSKEDEAIKRLYATSLFRNINMYITNDGNLIVGVTETPFISSVVFSGNSKIKTNMLAKEIYTMSGESLSQAKMELDVKKILEIYKRSGRFSTTVTPKIENLENNRVKVIFDIAEGPKTGIKYIYFSGNENYSDSELKSIVLTKESRWFRFLESNDTYDPDRVEYDKELLREFYQSVGFADFRVISASVELNNTKEYFTLTYSIEEGEKYSFGNVTIDNKLTNINITPLNKIVNIRQDKVFNMKTIDDIAKKIGEYFTANGYPAVNVYPDIMKNANHTADIKFIIEKADRVYINKINIINNLKTEDHVIRREFKTEEGDIINRSYIEKGERNLRNLDYFEKVAISLAPTKAKDKYDVNVEVDEKSTSSIGFDLGYNTAGGLFGRFSFLERNLVGTSKLLNAGVQVSKNSTSYYGGITEPHFLDRDLSLGVNTFRNYTGRGASVLNTTDQSYKLHSIGVKTSLGYEIKEDLDHEIDYLIKRDILSAPSPSSSIFLNEQMGKFITSAIGHTITYDQRDNRIVPKNGYLVSGTQEFAGVGGDNKYIKHEVEGKYYKSFIHNKLILNLSASGGDIAGLGGKIIRISDRFNLGDYSLRGFASGGVGPREKVTNEGLGGERYYTFSTELNFPTPVPEEFNLTGAVFMDLGSVWGVGLNKKQYQTPNGFYNDKSLRASIGFGFIWVTRFAPIRMDWGFPVKKKKYDDTQHFHLRFSTHL, encoded by the coding sequence GTGAAAATCAAATCAATTAATAAGTTAACAATTTTATTATTAACAATTTTTTATTATCATATTTCATTAGCTGACTCTGTAATTCGTAAAATAACTATCGAAGGTAACCATAGGGTTGAACGTTCTACTGTTGAAAGCTATTTAAAGCTTAAAGTAGGAGAAACTTATAATAGTTCTAAAGAAGATGAGGCAATAAAACGTTTATATGCCACCTCGCTTTTTAGAAATATAAATATGTATATAACAAATGACGGTAATTTAATAGTGGGCGTTACTGAAACGCCTTTTATAAGTAGCGTAGTATTTAGCGGTAATTCTAAAATCAAAACTAATATGCTCGCTAAAGAAATTTATACAATGTCTGGCGAATCTCTTAGCCAGGCTAAAATGGAATTAGATGTAAAGAAAATATTAGAAATTTATAAACGTAGCGGACGTTTTTCTACTACGGTAACACCTAAAATTGAGAATTTAGAAAATAACAGAGTTAAGGTTATTTTTGATATCGCAGAAGGACCGAAAACCGGTATTAAATATATTTATTTTAGCGGTAATGAAAATTATAGCGATTCAGAACTCAAATCTATTGTTTTAACTAAAGAATCTCGTTGGTTTCGTTTTTTAGAAAGTAACGATACTTACGATCCTGATAGAGTGGAGTATGATAAAGAATTACTAAGAGAATTTTATCAATCCGTAGGTTTTGCAGATTTTAGAGTAATTTCGGCATCGGTAGAGCTCAATAATACTAAAGAATATTTCACCCTTACATATTCTATTGAAGAGGGAGAAAAATATAGCTTCGGTAATGTTACGATAGACAATAAATTAACTAATATAAATATAACACCGCTTAATAAAATTGTTAATATCAGACAAGACAAGGTTTTCAATATGAAAACGATTGATGATATAGCTAAAAAAATCGGAGAATATTTTACAGCAAACGGTTACCCTGCAGTAAATGTTTATCCGGATATAATGAAAAATGCTAATCATACTGCAGATATTAAATTTATTATTGAGAAAGCCGATAGAGTTTATATTAATAAAATTAATATTATTAATAACCTTAAAACTGAAGATCATGTTATAAGAAGGGAGTTTAAAACAGAAGAAGGTGACATAATTAACCGTTCATATATTGAAAAAGGTGAGCGTAATCTTAGAAATTTAGATTATTTTGAGAAAGTAGCAATTAGCTTAGCTCCGACTAAAGCAAAAGATAAATATGACGTCAATGTTGAAGTTGATGAAAAATCTACTTCTTCTATAGGCTTTGATTTAGGATATAATACTGCCGGCGGCCTATTTGGACGTTTCTCTTTCCTAGAGCGCAATTTAGTCGGTACCAGTAAACTGCTTAATGCCGGTGTACAAGTAAGTAAAAACAGTACAAGCTATTACGGCGGTATCACTGAGCCTCACTTTTTAGATCGTGATTTATCACTTGGTGTAAATACATTTAGAAACTATACTGGACGCGGTGCTAGTGTATTAAATACGACCGATCAAAGCTATAAGTTACACTCTATAGGAGTAAAAACTTCTCTTGGTTATGAAATTAAAGAGGATTTAGATCACGAAATAGATTATTTAATCAAACGTGATATTTTAAGTGCACCATCTCCATCAAGTTCAATATTCTTAAATGAGCAAATGGGAAAATTCATTACTTCTGCTATAGGACATACTATTACCTATGATCAAAGGGATAACAGAATTGTACCAAAGAACGGTTATTTAGTAAGTGGCACCCAAGAATTCGCCGGTGTCGGAGGTGATAACAAATATATAAAACATGAAGTTGAAGGTAAATATTATAAATCTTTCATACATAACAAACTTATTTTAAACTTATCCGCTTCCGGTGGTGATATTGCAGGCCTTGGCGGAAAAATTATTAGAATTTCCGATCGTTTTAATTTAGGTGATTATAGTTTAAGAGGCTTTGCAAGCGGTGGAGTTGGACCTCGAGAAAAGGTCACTAATGAAGGACTTGGTGGGGAGCGATATTATACATTTTCAACAGAGCTTAATTTCCCAACTCCTGTACCTGAAGAGTTTAATTTAACGGGTGCGGTCTTTATGGATTTAGGAAGTGTATGGGGAGTAGGTTTAAATAAGAAACAATATCAAACTCCAAACGGCTTTTACAATGATAAATCGCTTAGAGCTTCTATTGGTTTTGGCTTTATTTGGGTAACACGTTTTGCACCGATCAGAATGGATTGGGGCTTCCCGGTTAAGAAGAAGAAATATGACGATACGCAGCATTTCCATTTAAGGTTTTCGACGCATTTATAA
- a CDS encoding 4a-hydroxytetrahydrobiopterin dehydratase has translation MTTICSLSEKKCIPCEGGVPPLEKKEIDKLLAELQNDWQVDELGHLYRKYKFPNFIKAMKFANKIAETAEKEAHHPDLTISWGACGVEIWTHKINGLTESDFILAAKIDATYQTLLTY, from the coding sequence ATGACAACAATATGTTCGTTAAGCGAAAAAAAATGTATTCCGTGTGAGGGTGGGGTTCCGCCGCTTGAGAAAAAAGAAATTGATAAGTTACTAGCGGAGCTACAGAATGATTGGCAAGTAGATGAATTGGGGCATCTTTATAGAAAATATAAATTTCCTAATTTTATAAAAGCTATGAAATTTGCAAATAAAATAGCTGAAACTGCCGAGAAGGAAGCTCATCATCCGGATTTAACTATATCTTGGGGCGCATGTGGTGTAGAAATATGGACTCATAAAATTAACGGTCTTACGGAAAGTGACTTTATATTAGCAGCAAAGATAGATGCAACATATCAAACTTTACTTACTTACTAA
- a CDS encoding DUF2674 domain-containing protein produces the protein MQNPAQKVISFSEHKSDIERIKKSIEEGWAIVKLVPDKDRFIGLLEKISHAEDETIYIPPRKKIIVN, from the coding sequence ATGCAAAATCCAGCACAAAAAGTTATATCTTTTTCAGAGCATAAATCTGATATAGAACGCATAAAGAAATCAATAGAGGAGGGGTGGGCGATAGTAAAGCTAGTACCTGATAAAGACCGTTTTATAGGGCTTTTAGAAAAGATTTCACATGCTGAAGATGAAACAATCTATATTCCTCCAAGAAAAAAGATAATAGTTAATTAA
- the rseP gene encoding RIP metalloprotease RseP translates to MLPIIGFIITISILVFIHELGHYCVARYFNVKIEEFSIGFGKELIGITDRKGVRWKICLVPLGGYVKIYGYDCSLMGKTKEVNEKVAFYTKSCLERFLIVAAGPLINYLLAIIIFAGFYCCFGKTEIPPIIGEVIASSPAERAGLREGDKIIKANNKSVKNFSDVQQEILISGFSSSTLTIERKSEEFTVNIMPEEIIISHPEEKKVKKTPRIGIVAKNEFIHTKIGILEGFWEAINATTDMSALTLKAISQMIIGKRSLDEIGGPVAIAKESGKSIAKGVEMYLLFIAMLSVNLGLLNLLPIPVLDGGYLVFILYEAITGKLPNPKTKNILLQLGAAIIIFLIIISVSNDIQNLFS, encoded by the coding sequence ATGCTACCTATAATCGGATTTATTATAACCATTAGTATCTTAGTGTTTATCCATGAACTTGGGCATTACTGCGTCGCTAGATATTTTAATGTAAAAATTGAAGAATTTTCAATAGGTTTTGGTAAAGAACTGATAGGTATTACCGACAGAAAAGGAGTTAGATGGAAGATTTGCCTTGTACCGCTTGGCGGCTATGTCAAGATTTACGGATATGATTGTAGCCTTATGGGTAAGACTAAAGAAGTTAACGAAAAAGTAGCTTTTTATACTAAATCTTGTTTAGAACGTTTTTTAATAGTTGCGGCAGGGCCGTTAATTAATTACTTACTTGCCATAATAATATTTGCAGGTTTTTATTGCTGCTTTGGAAAAACGGAGATTCCTCCTATAATAGGCGAGGTAATAGCTTCGTCACCGGCAGAGAGAGCAGGATTACGAGAAGGAGATAAAATTATTAAGGCCAATAATAAATCGGTTAAAAATTTTAGTGATGTACAACAAGAAATATTAATTAGCGGCTTTAGTTCTTCTACTTTAACTATAGAAAGAAAAAGCGAGGAATTTACCGTTAATATAATGCCTGAAGAAATAATTATATCGCATCCTGAAGAAAAGAAAGTTAAGAAAACCCCCCGTATTGGTATTGTAGCTAAAAATGAATTTATTCATACAAAAATAGGAATTTTAGAAGGATTTTGGGAAGCTATTAATGCTACTACAGATATGTCAGCTTTAACCCTAAAAGCAATATCGCAAATGATTATAGGAAAACGTTCGCTTGATGAGATAGGAGGGCCGGTAGCTATTGCTAAAGAATCGGGAAAATCTATAGCGAAGGGGGTTGAAATGTATCTGCTATTTATAGCAATGCTTTCTGTTAATTTAGGGTTACTTAACTTACTACCTATACCGGTCCTTGACGGAGGATATTTAGTATTTATACTCTATGAAGCAATTACCGGTAAATTACCGAATCCTAAAACTAAAAATATTTTGTTACAATTAGGAGCGGCAATAATAATTTTCCTTATTATAATCTCTGTTTCCAACGATATACAAAATTTATTTTCTTAG